A stretch of Vespula vulgaris chromosome 5, iyVesVulg1.1, whole genome shotgun sequence DNA encodes these proteins:
- the LOC127064067 gene encoding WD repeat-containing protein 6 isoform X1, whose translation MISKLLCTDVLAIHSIDDYIFVGIGCILHIFKKYEIYELEYKLNFNSNNIHGILKASNNYLIVFGAKCLCIYDIDKTKDTLLLKQTFDTIWFNDWIIAVKCLNIDTQIFLIILFAHNNVYIYDISNKKYQYIWCEEKCILYGGSISGETIQDLVVFSGTVFQEILIWKLNYGTAHDKNMKVLHRLIGHKGVIFSVIYDPSAYFICSTSDDRTVRLWKVIDNNSYSNIDKSLACKNYIDWEKAEVKLVKTMFGHAARVWRAIIRNGVLFTIGEDSLICIWSLNGTLLNKLFAHHGAPIWSIDISEDNKTIFTGGADGAVHIWPFISAPSNNLQIISLFKTDHVPKYISYLNSGTLLIFHEGGMLTCYNNALVLRESLYLERYSTYCIMQISSCRRYISFASRDGYITIYTEINNENKKYLHQILEAKVMESKIFSLQWLKDDTMLVCGKNGCLQILAITLDNELYTHSEYILPPTRECWITAAIIYENLLICGDRAGSLHVFEIHNQFLNKINLDRNIGKPIQTIYKVHGKIGIQLCAVIKNKLITGGRNGIIRFYDICHEKKSFLRTLYCIKMPMDWISNILDIGNDILITGFKEVEFIIYSLHHQRIALKNSCGGGHRSWDCMVLHENIKFAYIRNKQIYLSSHQLNSLFLSTPTILSGSHVKEIYNVQPIMNLTDHTIYISGGEDCKLRLTYIYKSELKRKNYTFQTLSIMDGHISSIKSIATVNLESTKLNGTYLIFSCGGRAQIKCWQMDIRWDKDLLFNENVSCVDLNTHMLFGKDQNRRKYWQKTKQSYAIEPETRYMDIKTYYPSYNPTYIFLLIACADGYLRIFIYNIVTRDIHPILYTKCTTRCILKVHVLELKKKIIILTMSTDGIVRYFNFTEIFSEAFKNVSTGHCSLQKFDIMPFASMQLHQSGINSYDLKHITEDEYLLVTGGDDNLLCLVLFQLFILEDKTISIEILSKYETSSVHYAQITGVKLTNNKIFSVGIDQQVIIHTYSCTNNKISAQVLSIELTSVSDVQGMVLSTYIKSNDIFLCIYGNGFEFLSV comes from the exons atgatttcaaaATTGTTATGTACTGATGTTCTTGCTATACATTCTAtagatgattatatatttgtag gtATAGGATGTattctacatatttttaaaaaatatgaaatttatgaattagAGTACAAGCTgaattttaattcaaataatatacatGGTATTCTAAAAGcatctaataattatttaattgtatttggAGCTAAATGTTTGTGTATTTATGATattgataaaacaaaagatacACTAtt ATTGAAACAAACTTTTGATACAATTTGGTTTAATGATTGGATAATAGCTGTTAAATGTTTGAATATTGATACacagatatttttaatcattttatttgcacataataatgtatatatatatgatatttctaACAAAAAGTACCAATATATATGGTgtgaagaaaaatgtatact CTATGGTGGATCTATATCAGGTGAAACAATTCAGGATTTAGTAGTATTTAGTGGAACTGTATTTCAGGAGATATTAATATGGAAATTAAACTATGGAACTGCtcatgataaaaatatgaaagtacTACACCGTTTAATTGGACACAAA GGGGtaattttttctgttatttatGATCCAAGTGCATATTTTATCTGTTCTACATCTGATGATAGAACGGTTAGATTATGGAAAGTTATAGACAATAATTCGTATTCCAATATAGATAAGTCTTTGgcttgtaaaaattatattgattgGGAAAAAGCTGAAGTTAAATTAGTAAAAACAATGTTTGGGCATGCTGCTAGAGTTTGGAGAGCAATAATTAGAAATGGTGTTCTTTTTACTATAGGTGAG gATTCGTTAATATGTATTTGGTCATTAAATGGTACATTACTTAATAAACTATTTGCACATCATGGAGCACCAATATGGAGTATTGATATTTCAGAAGATAATAAGACCATATTTACTGGTGGTGCTGATGGTGCAGTACATATATGGCCATTTATAAGTGCTCCAAGCAATAATTTGCagataatatcattatttaaaacaGATCATGTtcctaaatatatatcttatttaaacAGCGgaacattattaatttttcatgaagGAGGCATGCTGACATGTTATAACAATGCACTTGTTCTTAGAGAATCTTTGTATTTAGAAAGATATAGTACTTATTGCATAATGCAAATTTCATCATGTAGACGTTATATTAGTTTTGCATCAAGGGATggatatataacaatatacacag aaataaacaatgaaaacaaaaaatacctGCATCAGATATTAGAGGCAAAAGTAAtggaatcaaaaatattttctttacaatgGTTAAAAGATGATACAATGCTAGTTTGTGGAAAAAATGGTTGTTTACAAATACTTGCAATTACACTTGATA atGAACTATACACTCATAGTGAATATATATTACCTCCAACTCGAGAATGTTGGATAACAGCTGctataatttatgaaaatttacttATATGTGGAGATAGAGCTGGAAGTCTTCATGTTTTTGAAATACACAATCagtttttaaacaaaataaatttagacAGAAATATTGGAAAGCCAATACAAACTATTTATAAAGTTCATGGAAAAATAGGTATTCAATTGTGTgctgttataaaaaataaattgataacaGGAGGACGTAATGGTATAATaagattttatgatatttgtcatgaaaagaaaagttttttacGTACTTTGTATTGCATAAAAATGCCAATGGATTGGATTAGTAACATATTAGACATTGGCAATGATATTCTCATAACTGGATTCAAAGAa gttgaatttattatatatagtttacaTCACCAAAGAATagctttaaaaaattcttgtgGAGGTGGACATAGATCTTGGGATTGCATGGTAttacatgaaaatattaaatttgcatatattagaaataagcaaatttatttatccagTCATCAACTGAATTCTCTGTTTTTATCTACACCTACTATATTG AGTGGCTCTCatgttaaagaaatttataatgtacAACCTATAATGAATCTGACTGATCatacgatttatatatctGGAGGTGAAGACTGCAAACTTCgtcttacatatatttataaatcagaattaaaaagaaaaaactatacATTCCAAACATTAAGCATTATGGATGGACATATTTCAAGTATAAAGTCAATAGCTACTGTAAATTTAGAAAGCACAAAATTGAACGgcacatatttaattttctcatGTGGTGGAAGAGCTCAAATAAAATGTTGGCAAATGGATATAAGATGGgataaagatttattatttaatgaaaatgtttcttgCGTTGATCTGAATACTCATATGCTATTTGGAAAAGATCAGAACCGTAGAAAATATTGGCAAAAAACAAAGCAATCTTACGCGATTGAACCTGAAACTCGTTATATGGATATTAAGACTTATTATCCTTCTTATAATCcaacttatatatttctacttaTAGCCTGTGCTGATGGATATTTAAg gatatttatttataatattgttacaaGAGATATTCAtcctatattatatactaaatGTACTACTCGTTGCATTTTAAAAGTGCATGTcttggaattaaaaaaaaaaataattatattgactATGTCAACTGATGGTATTGTacgttattttaatttcactgAGATTTTTTCTGAAGCATTTAAAAATGTGAGCACCGGTCATTGTAGTTtacaaaaatttgatataatgcCTTTTGCATCAATGCAGTTACATCAATCAGGAATTAATAGTTATGATTTGAAACATATAACAGAAGATGAATATCTTCTAGTTACTGGAGGTGATGATAATCTTCTCTgtcttgttttatttcaactttttattttagagGACAAAACTATTTCTATAGAAATACTATCAAAATACGAAACTTCATCAGTACATTATGCACAGATTACAG gTGTTAAGTTAAccaataacaaaatattcagTGTAGGTATAGATCAACAAGttattatacatacttattcctgtacaaataataaaatatcagccCAAGTATTATCCATAGAATTAACATCTGTATCAGATGTACAAGGAATGGTATTATCAACTTATATAAa gtctaatgatatatttttatgtatatatggaaatggctttgaatttttatctgtATGA
- the LOC127064067 gene encoding WD repeat-containing protein 6 isoform X2, protein MKVLHRLIGHKGVIFSVIYDPSAYFICSTSDDRTVRLWKVIDNNSYSNIDKSLACKNYIDWEKAEVKLVKTMFGHAARVWRAIIRNGVLFTIGEDSLICIWSLNGTLLNKLFAHHGAPIWSIDISEDNKTIFTGGADGAVHIWPFISAPSNNLQIISLFKTDHVPKYISYLNSGTLLIFHEGGMLTCYNNALVLRESLYLERYSTYCIMQISSCRRYISFASRDGYITIYTEINNENKKYLHQILEAKVMESKIFSLQWLKDDTMLVCGKNGCLQILAITLDNELYTHSEYILPPTRECWITAAIIYENLLICGDRAGSLHVFEIHNQFLNKINLDRNIGKPIQTIYKVHGKIGIQLCAVIKNKLITGGRNGIIRFYDICHEKKSFLRTLYCIKMPMDWISNILDIGNDILITGFKEVEFIIYSLHHQRIALKNSCGGGHRSWDCMVLHENIKFAYIRNKQIYLSSHQLNSLFLSTPTILSGSHVKEIYNVQPIMNLTDHTIYISGGEDCKLRLTYIYKSELKRKNYTFQTLSIMDGHISSIKSIATVNLESTKLNGTYLIFSCGGRAQIKCWQMDIRWDKDLLFNENVSCVDLNTHMLFGKDQNRRKYWQKTKQSYAIEPETRYMDIKTYYPSYNPTYIFLLIACADGYLRIFIYNIVTRDIHPILYTKCTTRCILKVHVLELKKKIIILTMSTDGIVRYFNFTEIFSEAFKNVSTGHCSLQKFDIMPFASMQLHQSGINSYDLKHITEDEYLLVTGGDDNLLCLVLFQLFILEDKTISIEILSKYETSSVHYAQITGVKLTNNKIFSVGIDQQVIIHTYSCTNNKISAQVLSIELTSVSDVQGMVLSTYIKSNDIFLCIYGNGFEFLSV, encoded by the exons atgaaagtacTACACCGTTTAATTGGACACAAA GGGGtaattttttctgttatttatGATCCAAGTGCATATTTTATCTGTTCTACATCTGATGATAGAACGGTTAGATTATGGAAAGTTATAGACAATAATTCGTATTCCAATATAGATAAGTCTTTGgcttgtaaaaattatattgattgGGAAAAAGCTGAAGTTAAATTAGTAAAAACAATGTTTGGGCATGCTGCTAGAGTTTGGAGAGCAATAATTAGAAATGGTGTTCTTTTTACTATAGGTGAG gATTCGTTAATATGTATTTGGTCATTAAATGGTACATTACTTAATAAACTATTTGCACATCATGGAGCACCAATATGGAGTATTGATATTTCAGAAGATAATAAGACCATATTTACTGGTGGTGCTGATGGTGCAGTACATATATGGCCATTTATAAGTGCTCCAAGCAATAATTTGCagataatatcattatttaaaacaGATCATGTtcctaaatatatatcttatttaaacAGCGgaacattattaatttttcatgaagGAGGCATGCTGACATGTTATAACAATGCACTTGTTCTTAGAGAATCTTTGTATTTAGAAAGATATAGTACTTATTGCATAATGCAAATTTCATCATGTAGACGTTATATTAGTTTTGCATCAAGGGATggatatataacaatatacacag aaataaacaatgaaaacaaaaaatacctGCATCAGATATTAGAGGCAAAAGTAAtggaatcaaaaatattttctttacaatgGTTAAAAGATGATACAATGCTAGTTTGTGGAAAAAATGGTTGTTTACAAATACTTGCAATTACACTTGATA atGAACTATACACTCATAGTGAATATATATTACCTCCAACTCGAGAATGTTGGATAACAGCTGctataatttatgaaaatttacttATATGTGGAGATAGAGCTGGAAGTCTTCATGTTTTTGAAATACACAATCagtttttaaacaaaataaatttagacAGAAATATTGGAAAGCCAATACAAACTATTTATAAAGTTCATGGAAAAATAGGTATTCAATTGTGTgctgttataaaaaataaattgataacaGGAGGACGTAATGGTATAATaagattttatgatatttgtcatgaaaagaaaagttttttacGTACTTTGTATTGCATAAAAATGCCAATGGATTGGATTAGTAACATATTAGACATTGGCAATGATATTCTCATAACTGGATTCAAAGAa gttgaatttattatatatagtttacaTCACCAAAGAATagctttaaaaaattcttgtgGAGGTGGACATAGATCTTGGGATTGCATGGTAttacatgaaaatattaaatttgcatatattagaaataagcaaatttatttatccagTCATCAACTGAATTCTCTGTTTTTATCTACACCTACTATATTG AGTGGCTCTCatgttaaagaaatttataatgtacAACCTATAATGAATCTGACTGATCatacgatttatatatctGGAGGTGAAGACTGCAAACTTCgtcttacatatatttataaatcagaattaaaaagaaaaaactatacATTCCAAACATTAAGCATTATGGATGGACATATTTCAAGTATAAAGTCAATAGCTACTGTAAATTTAGAAAGCACAAAATTGAACGgcacatatttaattttctcatGTGGTGGAAGAGCTCAAATAAAATGTTGGCAAATGGATATAAGATGGgataaagatttattatttaatgaaaatgtttcttgCGTTGATCTGAATACTCATATGCTATTTGGAAAAGATCAGAACCGTAGAAAATATTGGCAAAAAACAAAGCAATCTTACGCGATTGAACCTGAAACTCGTTATATGGATATTAAGACTTATTATCCTTCTTATAATCcaacttatatatttctacttaTAGCCTGTGCTGATGGATATTTAAg gatatttatttataatattgttacaaGAGATATTCAtcctatattatatactaaatGTACTACTCGTTGCATTTTAAAAGTGCATGTcttggaattaaaaaaaaaaataattatattgactATGTCAACTGATGGTATTGTacgttattttaatttcactgAGATTTTTTCTGAAGCATTTAAAAATGTGAGCACCGGTCATTGTAGTTtacaaaaatttgatataatgcCTTTTGCATCAATGCAGTTACATCAATCAGGAATTAATAGTTATGATTTGAAACATATAACAGAAGATGAATATCTTCTAGTTACTGGAGGTGATGATAATCTTCTCTgtcttgttttatttcaactttttattttagagGACAAAACTATTTCTATAGAAATACTATCAAAATACGAAACTTCATCAGTACATTATGCACAGATTACAG gTGTTAAGTTAAccaataacaaaatattcagTGTAGGTATAGATCAACAAGttattatacatacttattcctgtacaaataataaaatatcagccCAAGTATTATCCATAGAATTAACATCTGTATCAGATGTACAAGGAATGGTATTATCAACTTATATAAa gtctaatgatatatttttatgtatatatggaaatggctttgaatttttatctgtATGA